TCTAATTAGCCTGCAGACAGCCTTCTTGGGGCAAAAACTGTGATGTCTCAGGGCCATTACACCAGGAACCCTTCTCAGTGCTGTGACCTGTAAGACTGTTGTTCTTGGTCTAGAGGAGCCACATCTGTTCAGAGATTTTTCTCAATATTATTTTTGGGTACTAAATTAAAGTATATAGAAGGTGATAGGAATTTGTATTAATCTTGAAAAATTATCGGGTCTGTTGTCAAACGTGTTCAACAGACCTGGAGGCAAGAAAGAGCGATAAGAAGCGATGATGAGGATGGGAGTGAGAACAGCATTGAGTGGACAATGGTGCTCTCAGCTTGCTTCCCCTGGGCTTTCCATTGGTCCGTCGGTCTAGAGGAAGCTGTGCGTAGCAGAGTGACTCTAGGCCAAATGAATGGAAGACAAGAGTGGGGAGAACAGTAGCATATGTGCCCAGAAAATAGATGGTGGAGAGcagatggaaagagagaaaactaaagtTACAGCAGAAAAGACTTGATTGAGAAGCAAGAGGACAAAGGGGGTTAGAGAAGtaaaggaaagagcagaaagaggagcAGGGGCTTTTTGAAATGAGAAAGGCAATAAAAGGCCAATGAGTGAAGATTTCTAAGGAATGACAATCAAGGGAGTGTGACTGGAAACCTTCCTTCCCTTCCAAATCTGCATTCTCCCTCATGTTCCCATAAGAGTTCAATGAAGGATGTTCAAGATATCTCCAACATGATGCTCTGCTGCAGATTCATGAACTCCACCAGGACCAATCCTCTCTCTAGCACACACACAAGTCTGGGCTCAGCTTTGGCATGGTCATCTTCATGTGGCCCCATGTCGCTTCTCTCTCTCAAGTCCCTTCAACTCTTATCCTCAAACTCAATCCTACGGATCTTCCAGCTGCAAGCCCAGCTTTAGTCCCACCGCAATCCCTGCTCTAGCCAGATGTCCACTATCACAGTGGTGGCTTGGTACCTTCATTTTCTGATGGAGCCAGACTTACTGGATGGAGACAGTCATCTCTGCCAGGAAGGGAGAGTTCTGgctttttctgtctgactcttCTACCCTCTGGCTTTCAGAAAGGAGAGTTTATGCTGGAGTTTCTACTTCCCCAGGGAGAGTTTGCCTTCCTGGTCCTGCAGGGACCAGAGAATCAAGAGCCTGGCATCTTCTTATCCTCAGGGTGAAAGATTTCCTTTATACTCTTCAAGTTCTGTGATCCCTAAGCAGAGTCAATATTGCCCCAAGGGCATAGGGAAGTCTCAGAGATAATTGCCCTGGACCAGTTAAATGAGTAAAATGGGGTACTTAGGAAATAAAAGCACGACTAATTCTAGAAAGCAAAACCCTAGGGCAAGAAAGCTCAAGGCACAAATCCTTGTTACCAATGGTTAACAAGTACTGATTTTCCAGAAATGTACTGATTTTCCAGAAATGTACTGATGAAATGTATGCCTTGTGCATAAATGCAATTGTGTGCACTTGCATACAGACAGTTTGTAGTAACTGTAAAGCACTGATATGCTCCCTAATCTTTTCCTGTGTGTGACCAATAGTTCTACATGAGTGAAATGTTTTCAAGAAGCCCTTCTCTTGTGACCCTTTTAATATAAAACCTAGGATGATTGCTTATATCTAACAGCTTACTTTATAATATACTCCCTTAGTGCCTGGCAGGTCAAAAGCATGATTgatcttttgttattcattttttctaAGTATTCCCTTTTCTTGTGGCCAAGAGTCCTAGGCTGAATGTTAGATAGAACAAAATtcagctcccagctctgccacttgacAAGTTGCTTACATTATCTATCTCATAGTCTTAATTTGCATATttgctgtgaggaataaatgtgaTCATGTCAGGAGCATTTGATGCTTTTTACAtcgctttttttttattattaattttactatACAACTTGActttccagcatttttttttcttggaaaacttttattcaacaataaaCCATTAAATAATTGCTGCTTCTCATCTTGGAGCCTTTTACATAGAATTGCCCATATCAGAAGTTTGATCTTAAAATCATGCCTGTCATTTGGCACTTACAATTGTTTGTTTTgtgcttatttccttttttgtaattttatttgctCATAGCATCTTAATAAGTATGGTTGTTTGTCCCTGAAACTACAACTCCCCACATCATGATCAAGATAGTTAATCATAACCAGTGCTGCATCCCTGGTGGAATGATACAAAGACCAATGGATGCAAGGCAGTGGCCTGTAAACATGTCCTATTTAATTCGCTAGTATAGTTTCTGAATAAACCGTGGTCCCTAGGCTGGGGAGTCCCCCATGGGGCTTGGATGCTTTGCATCTTgaggagaacctctgcaattgtgtttatcctcccatttgtgggtcacctacTCAGGGGCGTGGGTCTTGATTTTACTATATCTTCTCCCCTCCTATCTCTCTTGTGTGATTCCTTCTTATATATGTAGTTGTGGAAggtcttttctgctagtcttcagttCGTTCTCATTGGCAGTTGCTCTGTAAATCGTTGTAGTTTGTTGAGCccgtgggaggaggtgagctcaggggcttcctactctgccatcttggctacTTCTCCAGCACTATTCGTTGAAGATGTCTCTGTGTTTTTGAACGTAaaatgagtttcttgtagactGTGTATAAAGTGAGacttgtttggtttgtttgtgtttttaaaatcgcATATACCTGTTTCTGGCTTTTATTTAATTGGACCAGGGTTTCTCAAGCAGCTTTGACATTTTGGTTAGGCAACTCTTGTCGTATGTGTGGGTCCATCCTGTGCACTGTGGGATGGTTAACAGCCTTCCTGGCCTCCCTTCACTATTTGTTATCTGCACCGCCCCTTTGTTTACCTCTGGTCCCCATAGTTGTGGGAGGCAAAAATGTCTCTGGATGTTGTCAAATGCATCCTGGGTGTCAAAATGTACACCCCTTGCTTCATCAAGACTACTGATTTAAACAACACACATTCATGGTTTCTTTTATTCCACATGGAAGAGTGGTTGTAACACAGACTGCATTGCCTTAAAATCCTGgtcttaaaaatttgtttttttttttaagaaaaaattggcTGTGTTCTGCTCTAGGGTTTTAAATATGCATCTTTCAGCTTTCATAGTGAAACTTCAAATAATATTTTGCCTCTtcacatataaaataagaaataattaatatttacttCTATTTTACCACTCcatatcttttttctattttgtcatactttttatttctgcatatttttaaaaatccctgtaTATTGTCACTATACTTTTCTTCCCTACTTCCTTTTTATCTACACCTTCAATTACCAGGTACATGAATACTAGATGGGTTAATAATgtctcacatttttttctctctgcattcTGTCTCTACAATCTCTTCTGCATTATTTCTGTCTATGCTTTAGTTTAAATAGGCCTCATTTCTGTCTaagtttttctgcttttttccctgAAGTGTCAAATCTGCTATAAACCCATtcagcaaattttattttttgttcagatattatttatttttactctagAAATTCCATTAGATTCTTTTTataccttccttttattttttatatttttctatagttctttttatatttataaatcttcttttaatttttttctttataattccattatctataatttctttttttgtttattttctatatctgctTGTGTTAACTGAATTTTCTCCTAGTTATGAGTCATATTTTCCAGCTTCTTAGTATGGCTATTGCTTTTTTTGTTGGATGTTGGGAATTTTACAGTATTGGAAACCTTGATTTAGTTGTTTTgctttaaacaatattttagttCATGGGCTGCTGTTACAAAATGTTACAGACTGGTTAGCttataaacaactgaaatttatttttcatagttctggaggcaggaagtccaagatcaaggcaccagcataGTCATGTTCTGGTGAAGATCATTCTTGTTGCTGCTGCCTTCTCACTGCGTCCTgattttctccatcctgaattcccctcaagGTCTACCATTTGGGATGGCTACAGAGGCTGATGGCTTAGTGGCTGGGCAATATTCGTTGCTTACCAGAACGGCAGGCAACATTATATTTGTCTATAgctatgtttatatatatattctatataatatatatgtgtagatgTCAAAACTTGCAaacttttcatatttcaaaatatgtactAGCTTAAATTTACTGTAGGAGAATATTATAGCTATATTTGTAGATCTTTCCATCCGTATACAGGTATGTACATATAAACTCAAGCATTCTTCTTGTTGAAATCTTTGAGTGAATGAGTTTTTTGGGAGATCTTAAACgttaaataacaaagaaaaatttatctATGGTGCGAACCTAGTTTGATCTTGACAgattgttttttacttttgagaaatgtattgttcttgattaaaaatattgatatacaCTTTTACTTGCTTTTATGTGCGTGCatgcttatttttcaaatagtAGCTCATAGTGCTATGCAAGAGCAGAGAAATCAGATATCGATTTACTGTTCTTCACTGTGagataaaggagaaagagaagtggaCAGAGCTTTGCAGAATGAAAGCTTAAGTAAGTCAAAGGAAGTATCCCTGGTATTTTCAGTGAAGATTGAAAGAACCAGACTTTGGGGATAGTATTGGACTTTTGGGAGATTTTCCTTCCATGGTCAAAACAACATGACACAAGTATAGTTGTCTTTGAGGTACACAAGCTTATATCTAGAAAGGATCTTCTAAAACAAACCGTTAACTCTTCTCAAGTAATAGAGTAACATGAAACAGAGTGAGAGAACCTCATTTGTTCCCaggaaactatttttatttttgttggttgTGCAAGGTTTACAACTCAGAACTTCTAAATCTCTATTTGGTGCTTTCTTACATTGCCAAGTATCTTAATGCCCTTACAGGTACATTATTCCATCCCTCACCCTTTTCATTTGAGAAGAATATATTCCTGGAGTTAATACTTATATTCCTCCACAAACTTTGATCTCCTGAAGGCAATAATAATGTTCTATTTATTATGTACTTTAATAGCCAACAGAAAGTTCGCAGGACACAAAGTGTGCTTACAAACTGTCCAGTCAATTGGAAGCAATGTCCAAATagtctattttatatttcaatattattaCAGAATCGTATATTACAGTGCTTACAGTTCTTTAACCCATTAGCATAGCTATGTTTGCATACTACAAACTGTGACACCCTGGATTGCAAAGATAAGtgtccaaagcacaggctcacgGGGACGAGAATTTAGGAGTCTCTTAAAtctaataaaagtatttaataaatgctatACACATGagcaatttaggaaaaaaaagccaTGCCTTTTGGCAAAGTGCGTTGCAAACGATCACCTTGTGTgctagaagagaagagaagaaaagaagagagggaaagaatgtgagagagagagagaagagggacagtgagacagagaggcagacaaAGACAATTATGTGGTTGAAGGTTGACAGAAAAAGACCCAATTACAGACTAGTAGTAATTTTCTATTATTCAGGACTGAAATTGCAACTCCTTCGTCTCTGTCTCCAATATGCTCCCTTCTGTGGAAATGAGCATAAGAACACATTACACATTATACCACACAGCCCACAGATATCCACAGTTGTATTCTCAAGAATATAAAATTTGTGTCATGTTAACAGTTACATATTCATGAGCATAAAGTTTTCACTTCAGAAACTGCTCAAGGAAGCTCAGtattttagacaaaaaaaaaaaaaaaaggacagtaagtgtgagaaaaaagaagaaagggccaAGGAGATTCCTGACCgaggagtgagagaaagagaaactctAAATGAAACTGAAGCTTTATTAAAGGGGACACAAAGATAGTTTATCCAGTTTGAGATTAAAACTCATAGGTATGAACTTTGGTCCACTCATCTATTATTGATTCAAAAGCCATCCTATTTTAGGAATGCAGAGATCCAGTTGTCCTAATTACCACCCTTTTTTCAGTAACCTCTGGATTCCTTGCTTGATCTCCTGGGTGCGCACCCCATAAACAATGGGGTTGAGGGCTGCAGGGACGACATGGTGGAGGACATTGAGCAAGACTGGCACATCAGGGGACACCTTCTTCTTCGCTACAAGAGTAAGGACGAAGACCAGGAGGATGGTGCTGAAGAAGAGGATAAGGATGAAGTGGGAGCCACATGTGCTTAGGGCCTTGGCCACAGCCCCCTGTGCCTTGAGTCTCAGCACAGCCCTCAGTATGAAGGTGTAGGAGaagaagatgaggatgaggtCAGATCCCAGCAGAGTCCATCCACAAGCAAATTGGTAGAGGCGATTGATGGTAATATCATTGCAGGAGATCCTGGAGACAGACATATTGGCACAGATGCAGTTTTCAATGACATTTCCCCGACAATAATGTAATTGGGAAGAGAGGATCGGGATGGGCACTGTCAAAAGGCCATTTCtggccaaaataaaaatgactgcCTTGGCTACAAACTGGTCAGTGATGATGGATGGGTACCTCAGTGgatggcagatggccacatagcggtcataggccatgatcATGAATGTACCGGACTCCATGGAAAGGAAACAATTCATGATGTACATCTGAAGGAAGCAGGCAAAGAAGCTGATGGACTTGAGGTCAAACCAGAAGATGGCCAGGACCTTGGGGATGACGGTGAGGCAGACCACCAAGTCCAACAGGGAGATGATGCTGAGCAGGTAGTACATGGGCTCATGCAGAGAGGCCTCCAGCCGGATGGTGATCAGGAGGGTGGTGTTGGCCCCCATGGCCAGGAGCAAGaggaggctgaggggcagggacAGCCAGAGCTGCCAGCTGGGGGATCTAACAAAACAATTCAGGAGGAAGTCTGAAACCTCAGCGGAGATGGTGCCATTTTGGTGTGCTGTCATATTTTGTCATATATTTCTATAGTTTCCTTTTAGTAATCTGtgaaatttgataaaatttagcTAGTGATTCAAGGTACATGAATATAGAACAAATTGCTTTACTTATGTGACTTGTGGATCCTGGCAGATTATCCACTGCTAAGTGAATTTACCTGTATATCCTTTGTGCCCTGCTGGGATATTCTTATTACTTTAAACAGTACAGAAGGATGAGGTGATATGATTTGTTTATACATATTTGATTTGTTCAAGgtttatttttcatagaattgTTAAATCTTTAcagaaactaaagagaaaaataaaattacttagaAAGCTACTTTATAACAgatgaatctgtaaatttgtactcagaagttttttttttaatatatatgcataactgaatcactttgctgtatacctgaaactaacacaatattgttaatcaattatactccaatataaaataaaaattaaaaaaaagatctcataGACTGTCATATCTACAATTTGTAATAATACATGCAAGTAAATAGCAGAGTCTGGCACAAACTAAGGACTCATTGACTCATTCTCTTGTTGATAACAGATTACATTAGTAGTGACTGACAACTTTGGaatgaattttaaacatatataatttatagctAATAGTACTCTGAAGTAAGTGGGGGAAGTTGACTACCTTATAATTTATCTTTTGAAATAGACAAATTATTTTAGTGGTATTATGTGTCTTTTCTGCAATTTAGCTGGTAGGGTTTGGAtgtgaaagaaacaaatttttggTCCAAAGTCAGTGATTATATGAATACATCTGTGTCCTGTGTCACCACAGTGAGGTAGAAAtgcttatattattttccatattgtTTTAAGTGTTTTCGGGTCTCTCACTCCCCCATCCTAAGGGCGCTTTTCCACCTGTCTGcaatctcccttttccttctgtttgcaGCTCTGACTCCTGCTTCCCACTGTTCATGGAGTTCGATTTCCTTCTTAGTCCACCACTGTATTGTGTCTTTCCTTATCATTTTCCTGGGTTTGCCTTCTAAGAggcaacccccacccccgccatggaTTCCATAAGGATTCTAAAACAATTTCCGTAGccatattctgtttctttttttcttttcagtatttcatAACCACACACTCTTCACCACAATTCAGTTCATCTTTTCTAGTATTTCAGGGCTTTGCCTTGTGGAGTTGTCCACAAAGAGTGAGAGATACTGGAAGTACAGGATGTCATTAAGGTAAAAGTCCATAGAAATATAACCTCCAGTGTTGAGTTGTGACCAAAGGACCTTCTCCATGTTCTGAGCACTATGTTCACCCaactctgcctttctctccctctttctcttataAAACATTCATTCACTTACAAATTTGAGGCAAAAGTCTACCAAGTTCACCACTTGCTGTAATGACCGAGCCACTATTAGCTTTGTTTATATCCACACTGTGTACAACTCCAGGCTGCAAAGTTCCAAATGTCCCCTCTAAACACCACCTCCATCCTTCAGGTTTTGTCACTTGATCTTTAATCATCTCATCCTCTGATCTTACTCTGcagaagttttacatttaattcttacaagtCACAGCCCCAAATCTCACTATCTTCAGGAAGCTTTTCTTATCGAGGGATTTCAAAGTGCTTCCTGAAAGAATTAAGCATTGCCTGCATGGAAGCAGGGAAAATCCTGAAATGACCTTCTGAGGGTACAGCCAGTTGGAACAACTGGTGATTCAGACACGAGTGACAATGAGGAAGCCTGGAAGAAGAAGCATGATTTGTTCTCGTGAAGAGTTTGGCATAATTATTTCTAGCAGTAGGATGAAATTTCTGAGAACAATGCAGAAGgattattttatctcttttcccCACTCACTGACCCTTCTGTGCTCCTCTTTTGTCTGAAATGTTTTTTCCTACGTGTTCTTCAATCCATAAATAGTTTAAGAAGCATTGAAGAACCTACTCAGCTTTAGAAGTAAAGAAGCATCAGCTTATTCCACTCTCCTTTTTCCGTCTTTGTTTGCAATATGAATTTGCCAGTGGAAGCACCAGGGCTGAGTACCTGGAGCTAATGGTTACTGGTTCCAGGGAGGGATAGGAAGAAGTCTGGAAAGTTGAAGGCCCAAGACTAAAGTGGAGACTGAGCCACCCAAGCTTTCCCAAGCTGCAGTATAAGCTATAGCACAGCACTACGGAAGCTCTGTTTCAACAAGTGGAGGTGTTGTTAAGGATTACCTCACTCCACAAAACTCAGACAGATCTGTAAGACAGCTCTCTGAAGTGTTGTTACGTGCATTAATGAGGACATTCAGAGAGATGCTTCACTGATATTCAGACATAAATTTCTGGTTTTGGCAGCAGTAGCTTTTACGCATTATTTAGATTGAGTTGAAATCTGAAGAACTGCTTTTTGACCCCACACTGACCCTCAGTTTTGTCTTTACCCTGTTATATAGATTAGATTTAATTCCTTATCCTTTGATTTCAAGATTTGGGGCCAAATATTT
The genomic region above belongs to Hippopotamus amphibius kiboko isolate mHipAmp2 chromosome 9, mHipAmp2.hap2, whole genome shotgun sequence and contains:
- the LOC130861736 gene encoding olfactory receptor 56A3-like, with amino-acid sequence MTAHQNGTISAEVSDFLLNCFVRSPSWQLWLSLPLSLLLLLAMGANTTLLITIRLEASLHEPMYYLLSIISLLDLVVCLTVIPKVLAIFWFDLKSISFFACFLQMYIMNCFLSMESGTFMIMAYDRYVAICHPLRYPSIITDQFVAKAVIFILARNGLLTVPIPILSSQLHYCRGNVIENCICANMSVSRISCNDITINRLYQFACGWTLLGSDLILIFFSYTFILRAVLRLKAQGAVAKALSTCGSHFILILFFSTILLVFVLTLVAKKKVSPDVPVLLNVLHHVVPAALNPIVYGVRTQEIKQGIQRLLKKGW